In Psychrobacter ciconiae, the genomic window TCACAGTAAAAACCGACCCCAAAGACAGTCCGCATTTAGCGCTTCGTCATTACTCGCTTTGCTCAACAACAACGGATAACGGCATTCAGTTTGCGGTTCGCCGTGACAACCGCAATGACCATCAAGGCTTGGTGTCAAACTATTTGCATGATTCAGTGGAAGTCGGCGATACGATTTTATTGTCCGCGCCTGCCGGTGACTTTGCGCTTGAAAAAGACCTCATTGAGCAAAACGACGTGCCACTTGTGCTTATCAGCGCAGGGGTTGGAGTGACGCCCGTATTAGCCATGCTTGAAACGCAAGTTGCCCAAAACCCAAATCGACCCATTGTTTGGGCTTATGCTTGCCAAAATGCGGACAATCATGCCTTTAAAGCTCGCGTTGATAAGCTGCTAAATGCCGCAACCACGGTCGAGCGGCATATTTTCTACTTTGAAAGTAAGCAGATTTTGGATGAGGCTTGGCTTGCGCAATTGCCAAATCCTGCGGATATTTATGTTTGCGGTTCGATGCCGTTTATGGAAAGCATGATTGATGGCTTGATGGCACTTGAACACGGCTCAGACTTTGTTCATTATGAGCCATTTGGTCCAAAAATGAGCTTACAGGTGTCGCAAGCTTAGTTGTAAAATCATAAGTTTTGAAACGATAAATTGAGCTGAATATTTTTGAGCAAAGTCGAAAATATTCAGCTTTTTTTGGTCAAAAAATAAAGTTAGCGACCCTCAGAAAAACGTTTCACGTTATCGTCACTGGCATCATAAATGGCAGTTAACTGCGACTCGTTTAAATGCTGTTCAGCAAGCGGAAACAATTCGCGCTCCTCAAAGCGGATATGATCATATAGCCGCTCAGCCAATTGCCG contains:
- a CDS encoding globin domain-containing protein; the encoded protein is MASPKTLAIVKSTVPVLEEHGGAITSVFYQNMFAEHPELLDIFNETNQKLGRQQTALATTVLAAAKHLEHLAVLMPQVTEIGHKHRALQILPEHYPIVGKHLLGAIKQVLGDAANDDIIEAWREAYDEIAEVFISVEQKMYEDAMWQGFAPFKVTDKTLVSEDIAAFSVVPVDDTIELNKLNLTAGQYITVKTDPKDSPHLALRHYSLCSTTTDNGIQFAVRRDNRNDHQGLVSNYLHDSVEVGDTILLSAPAGDFALEKDLIEQNDVPLVLISAGVGVTPVLAMLETQVAQNPNRPIVWAYACQNADNHAFKARVDKLLNAATTVERHIFYFESKQILDEAWLAQLPNPADIYVCGSMPFMESMIDGLMALEHGSDFVHYEPFGPKMSLQVSQA